One Marinibacterium anthonyi genomic region harbors:
- the phnM_3 gene encoding Alpha-D-ribose 1-methylphosphonate 5-triphosphate diphosphatase, giving the protein MTPALDLVGAQVLRPGQGLVTDRLSFADGHIVADPVGRTVDLSGFLVLPGLVDAHGDGFERHLAPRRGAMMELGTGLAAADAELAANGITTAVVAQFMSWEGGLRGFDFADKVFGALKNARGDLLTDMVPQLRFETHLLDDFATLPARLRDWGVGYVVFNDHLPHARLAEGRKPPRLTGQALKAGRNPDAHFAMMLDLHARSAEVPAALDDLTARLTTQGIRMGSHDDRTADQRAAWRARGVAVSEFPETREAALAARAGGDHIVFGSPNVVRGGSHNGNVPALAMVAEGLCDALASDYHYPSMRRATRRLAEDGVLDLASAWSLVSDGPARVLGLADRGRLEAGLRADLVVIDPQTGRLGATIAGGRVAYMAGEVAGRFLS; this is encoded by the coding sequence ATGACCCCGGCGCTGGACCTGGTCGGCGCGCAGGTGCTGCGCCCGGGCCAAGGGCTGGTCACCGACCGCCTGTCCTTTGCGGACGGCCATATCGTGGCGGACCCGGTGGGGCGCACGGTCGACCTGTCGGGGTTCCTTGTGCTGCCGGGGTTGGTGGATGCCCATGGCGACGGGTTCGAACGTCACCTCGCCCCGCGCCGCGGCGCGATGATGGAACTGGGCACCGGCCTGGCGGCCGCCGATGCCGAACTGGCCGCGAACGGGATCACCACGGCGGTGGTGGCGCAGTTCATGAGCTGGGAAGGCGGTCTGCGCGGGTTCGATTTCGCCGACAAGGTGTTCGGCGCGCTGAAGAACGCCCGGGGCGATCTGCTGACCGACATGGTGCCCCAGCTTCGGTTCGAAACCCACCTGCTGGACGATTTCGCGACCCTTCCGGCGCGGCTGCGGGACTGGGGGGTCGGTTATGTCGTCTTCAACGACCACCTGCCGCACGCCCGCCTGGCCGAGGGCCGCAAACCGCCGCGCCTGACCGGACAGGCGTTGAAGGCGGGCCGCAATCCGGACGCCCATTTCGCCATGATGCTGGACCTTCACGCGCGCAGCGCCGAAGTGCCGGCGGCACTGGACGATCTGACCGCCCGGCTGACAACGCAAGGCATACGGATGGGCAGCCACGACGATCGCACGGCAGACCAGCGGGCCGCCTGGCGCGCGCGCGGCGTGGCGGTGTCGGAATTCCCCGAAACCCGCGAGGCCGCGCTGGCCGCGCGTGCGGGTGGGGATCACATCGTCTTCGGTTCGCCCAACGTGGTGCGCGGCGGGTCGCACAATGGCAACGTACCGGCGCTCGCGATGGTGGCCGAGGGGCTTTGCGACGCGCTGGCCTCGGACTATCACTACCCGTCGATGCGCCGCGCAACGCGGCGGCTGGCCGAGGACGGTGTGCTGGATCTTGCGTCGGCCTGGTCGCTGGTGTCGGACGGCCCGGCGCGGGTGCTGGGGCTGGCAGATCGCGGGCGACTGGAGGCGGGGCTGCGGGCTGACCTTGTGGTGATCGACCCCCAGACGGGGCGGCTGGGGGCTACGATTGCCGGGGGGCGGGTGGCCTACATGGCAGGCGAGGTCGCGGGGCGGTTCCTGTCGTAG
- a CDS encoding carboxylate/amino acid/amine transporter, translating to MRLVLPICLTMIAFAANSILNRLAVDSGAIGPETFAALRVLSGAVMLTALVLMRGGRLPMATAGRWRSALALAVYMVGFSLAYRALDAGIGALILFGVVQISMFAWAALRGAPASGRQMAGAAIAFGGLVTVLWPRGGVAVDPLAAALMVAAGIGWGAYTLMGRAEPDALAGTAANFVMAVVPVGLVALISAGGPVTGAGLLLAVVSGAVTSGLGYAAWYSILPRIDTGLAAVLQLSVPVIALLSGAALLGETVSLQLLTGAALVLGGIVLAIRR from the coding sequence ATGCGACTTGTCCTTCCGATCTGCCTCACGATGATTGCCTTCGCGGCGAATTCGATCCTGAACCGGCTTGCCGTCGACAGCGGTGCCATCGGGCCCGAAACCTTTGCCGCGCTCCGCGTCCTGTCCGGCGCGGTGATGCTGACTGCCCTCGTCCTGATGCGCGGCGGGCGCCTGCCGATGGCCACGGCGGGGCGCTGGCGGTCCGCCCTGGCGCTGGCGGTCTACATGGTGGGCTTTTCGCTGGCCTACCGGGCGCTGGATGCCGGGATCGGGGCGCTGATCCTGTTCGGTGTCGTTCAGATCTCGATGTTCGCCTGGGCCGCCCTGCGCGGCGCGCCCGCCAGTGGGCGCCAGATGGCGGGCGCCGCCATTGCCTTTGGCGGGCTGGTCACCGTGCTCTGGCCCCGCGGGGGCGTGGCGGTCGATCCGCTGGCCGCAGCCCTGATGGTCGCCGCCGGGATCGGCTGGGGCGCCTATACGCTGATGGGCCGGGCCGAACCCGACGCGCTGGCCGGGACGGCGGCGAACTTCGTGATGGCGGTCGTGCCGGTGGGGCTGGTCGCCCTGATCTCGGCGGGCGGGCCCGTCACCGGCGCGGGCCTGCTGCTTGCGGTGGTGTCCGGCGCGGTGACCTCGGGGCTGGGCTATGCGGCCTGGTACAGCATCCTGCCCCGGATCGACACCGGCCTGGCCGCCGTCCTGCAGCTGAGCGTGCCGGTGATCGCGCTGTTGTCCGGCGCGGCCCTGCTGGGCGAGACGGTATCGCTGCAACTGCTGACCGGCGCGGCGCTCGTGCTGGGCGGCATCGTTCTGGCCATCCGGCGATGA
- the alsT gene encoding Amino-acid carrier protein AlsT, which translates to MGILDTIFNGINDLTWGWALIPFLVVLGLFFTVASGFVQLRFFGRMFTVLTGDEESADPNKISAREALLVSVGGRVGGGNIAGVAVAITAGGPGAVFWMWAIALVGMCSSLIEATLAQLYKRTEANGDYRGGPARAIIHGLGENYRWLAVIYAVCLIASFAIGFNAFQGNTVAGAALDSLHVPRLWTGVALAVATGFIVYGGIHRIAKVADVIIPIMAIGYIGLALVIIVMNIVDLPAVIVDIVSNAFGFREAVAGGMGAAIAQGLRRGLFSNEAGLGSAPNVAATAYVKHPVSQGITQSFSVFIDTIVICSCTAFIILLGDVYQPGAEGIDGVKLTLDSMDSHVGGWVEYYLTGAILLFSFSSIMYNYYLGENALTFMTENPVALHVLRLAIMGIVFLGATAPGATAVFSFSDPMMGILAVVNLLALMMLFPQALRVINDFRDQLRAGVQKPVFDPKKFPDLDTDPTAWPDAPK; encoded by the coding sequence GTGGGCATCCTCGATACGATTTTCAATGGCATCAACGACTTGACCTGGGGATGGGCGCTTATCCCCTTCCTGGTCGTGCTCGGCCTGTTCTTCACTGTGGCCAGTGGCTTCGTGCAGCTGCGGTTTTTCGGACGCATGTTCACGGTCCTGACGGGGGACGAGGAAAGCGCGGACCCCAACAAGATCTCGGCCCGCGAGGCGCTTCTGGTTTCGGTCGGCGGCCGGGTCGGCGGCGGCAACATCGCCGGCGTCGCGGTGGCGATCACGGCGGGCGGTCCGGGGGCCGTGTTCTGGATGTGGGCCATCGCGCTGGTCGGCATGTGTTCGTCGCTGATCGAGGCGACGCTGGCGCAGCTGTACAAGCGCACCGAGGCGAACGGCGATTACCGGGGCGGTCCGGCGCGGGCGATCATCCACGGGCTGGGCGAGAATTACCGCTGGCTGGCGGTGATCTACGCGGTCTGCCTGATCGCGTCCTTCGCGATCGGGTTCAACGCGTTCCAGGGCAATACGGTGGCCGGCGCGGCGCTGGACAGCCTGCATGTTCCGCGTCTGTGGACCGGGGTGGCCCTGGCCGTGGCGACCGGGTTCATCGTCTATGGGGGGATCCACCGGATCGCCAAGGTGGCCGACGTGATCATCCCGATCATGGCGATCGGCTATATCGGCCTGGCGCTGGTGATCATCGTGATGAACATCGTGGACCTGCCGGCGGTGATCGTGGACATCGTGTCCAACGCCTTCGGCTTCCGCGAAGCGGTCGCGGGCGGCATGGGCGCGGCCATCGCGCAGGGCCTGCGGCGCGGGCTGTTTTCCAACGAGGCGGGGCTGGGATCGGCGCCCAACGTGGCGGCGACGGCCTATGTGAAGCACCCGGTGAGCCAGGGCATCACGCAAAGCTTCTCGGTCTTCATCGACACGATCGTGATCTGTTCCTGCACCGCGTTCATCATCCTGCTGGGAGATGTCTATCAACCCGGTGCCGAAGGGATCGACGGGGTGAAGCTGACGCTGGACAGCATGGACAGCCACGTCGGAGGCTGGGTCGAATACTACCTGACCGGGGCGATCCTGCTCTTTTCCTTCTCGTCGATCATGTACAACTACTACCTGGGCGAGAACGCGCTGACCTTCATGACCGAGAACCCCGTGGCGCTGCATGTCCTGCGGCTGGCGATCATGGGAATCGTGTTCCTGGGGGCCACGGCGCCCGGGGCGACGGCGGTCTTCTCGTTCTCGGATCCGATGATGGGGATCCTGGCGGTGGTGAACCTGCTGGCGCTGATGATGCTGTTCCCGCAGGCGCTGCGGGTGATCAACGACTTCCGCGATCAGTTGCGGGCCGGGGTTCAGAAACCGGTGTTCGATCCCAAGAAGTTCCCGGACCTGGACACCGATCCGACCGCCTGGCCGGACGCGCCGAAGTAA
- a CDS encoding co-chaperonin GroES codes for MAFKPLHDRVLVRRVEGDEKTKGGLIIPDSAKEKPAEGIIVACGEGARKDSGELIPMGVAEGDKVLFGKWSGTEVSIDGQELLIMKESDILGIIEAAAEAKAA; via the coding sequence ATGGCATTCAAACCTCTTCATGACCGCGTTCTCGTGCGCCGCGTCGAAGGCGACGAAAAGACCAAGGGCGGTCTGATCATTCCCGACAGCGCCAAGGAAAAGCCGGCAGAAGGCATCATCGTCGCATGCGGCGAAGGTGCCCGCAAGGACAGCGGCGAACTGATCCCGATGGGTGTCGCTGAAGGCGACAAGGTGCTCTTCGGCAAATGGTCGGGCACCGAAGTTTCGATCGACGGCCAGGAGCTGCTGATCATGAAAGAAAGCGACATCCTCGGCATCATCGAAGCCGCAGCCGAAGCCAAGGCGGCCTGA
- a CDS encoding carboxylate/amino acid/amine transporter, which produces MPRPAAPIAVPATSPSHVSAHDQQAQNLKGIVLMALGFFSLAACDTQAKLLTAELPPFQVAWFRQLGLLIGVLALLAVRGPGLLRSARPVIQIGRGLTAAASAAFFIYGVGFVPLADAVAVTFISPFIVTILGAVMLGEHVGLRRWIAVAVGFIGMLIVIRPGMGVFHPAIFFIVGAACTFGFRQVLSRWLSGADGVMTTVAYTSISSSLVLSFVLPFVWETPDSLRVWAICAGMAICAGLGEVFIIRALDIGQAVALAPVHYTMILWGSFYGYLIFGELPDLWTIVGCAIIVASGLYTVHRERLRRAEG; this is translated from the coding sequence ATGCCCCGGCCCGCCGCCCCTATCGCCGTCCCCGCCACGTCCCCGTCCCATGTCAGTGCGCATGACCAGCAGGCCCAGAACCTCAAGGGCATCGTGCTGATGGCGCTTGGCTTCTTCTCGCTCGCGGCCTGCGACACCCAGGCCAAGCTGCTGACGGCCGAACTGCCGCCTTTCCAGGTCGCCTGGTTCCGCCAGCTGGGCCTGCTGATCGGCGTGCTGGCGCTGCTGGCCGTCCGGGGCCCGGGCCTGCTGCGCAGCGCGCGGCCCGTCATCCAGATCGGACGCGGCCTGACCGCTGCGGCCTCGGCGGCGTTCTTCATCTATGGCGTGGGCTTCGTGCCGCTGGCGGATGCGGTCGCGGTAACCTTCATCTCGCCCTTCATCGTCACCATCCTGGGCGCGGTGATGCTGGGCGAACACGTGGGCCTGCGCCGCTGGATCGCCGTTGCCGTGGGGTTCATCGGCATGCTGATCGTGATCCGCCCCGGCATGGGCGTCTTTCACCCCGCCATCTTCTTCATCGTCGGCGCCGCCTGCACCTTCGGGTTCCGCCAGGTGCTGTCGCGCTGGCTGTCGGGCGCCGACGGGGTGATGACCACCGTCGCCTACACCTCGATCAGCTCCAGCCTCGTGCTGTCGTTCGTGCTGCCCTTCGTGTGGGAAACGCCGGACAGCCTGCGGGTCTGGGCGATCTGCGCCGGCATGGCGATCTGCGCGGGCCTGGGCGAGGTGTTCATCATCCGCGCGCTGGACATCGGCCAGGCGGTCGCGCTGGCGCCGGTGCATTACACCATGATCCTGTGGGGGTCGTTCTATGGCTACCTGATCTTCGGCGAACTGCCGGACCTGTGGACCATCGTTGGCTGCGCGATCATCGTGGCGTCCGGGCTTTACACGGTGCACCGCGAACGCCTGCGCCGCGCCGAGGGCTGA
- a CDS encoding putative enzyme related to lactoylglutathione lyase, with protein sequence MTLGRLIIYTKKMDEMVAFYRTHFGYAPRTDPADRIVELIPEAGGAHLLLHPAGKAQKMGQVLVKLVFDVEDVAARRDALLAGGVDVGPLLDGGGYAFANLKDPSGNSVQISGRAFRRH encoded by the coding sequence GTGACCCTGGGGCGGCTGATCATCTACACGAAGAAGATGGACGAAATGGTCGCCTTCTACCGCACCCATTTCGGCTATGCCCCACGCACCGATCCAGCCGACCGGATTGTCGAGCTGATCCCGGAGGCGGGCGGCGCGCACCTGCTGCTGCATCCGGCGGGCAAGGCGCAGAAGATGGGGCAGGTCCTGGTAAAACTGGTCTTCGACGTGGAAGACGTGGCCGCCCGGCGCGATGCGCTGCTGGCCGGCGGTGTCGACGTCGGGCCGCTGCTGGATGGCGGGGGCTATGCCTTTGCCAACCTCAAGGACCCGTCGGGCAATTCGGTGCAGATCTCGGGCCGCGCCTTTCGGAGGCACTGA
- a CDS encoding hypothetical protein (putative conserved protein) has product MQREQDLYPPVKALLERQGYVVRGEVGAADVMAVRGDEPPVIVELKLRFSLSLYHQAIARLKVTDLVYMAVPKPTGRSARRGLKDNVALCRRLGLGLITVRADGTVEVQCDPGPYAPRKSKTAQARLLREFDRIEGDPNAGGATRHGIVTGYRQDALRCAAHLAEHGACKGAAVAKATGVAGATTLMRDNHYGWFDKVEKGVYALTEAGKVGLKHWAYSWGEG; this is encoded by the coding sequence ATGCAGCGCGAGCAGGATCTTTACCCGCCGGTCAAGGCATTGCTGGAACGGCAGGGCTATGTTGTCCGGGGCGAGGTCGGCGCCGCGGACGTGATGGCCGTGCGGGGCGACGAACCGCCGGTGATCGTGGAACTCAAGCTGCGGTTTTCACTGAGCCTTTATCATCAGGCCATTGCGCGGCTGAAGGTGACCGACCTGGTCTACATGGCGGTGCCCAAGCCCACGGGGCGCAGCGCCCGGCGCGGGCTGAAGGACAATGTCGCGCTGTGCCGGCGGCTGGGGCTGGGCCTGATCACCGTGCGCGCCGACGGCACGGTCGAGGTGCAATGCGACCCCGGTCCATACGCCCCGCGCAAGTCGAAGACGGCGCAGGCGCGGCTTCTGCGCGAATTCGACCGCATCGAAGGCGACCCGAACGCGGGCGGCGCCACCCGCCACGGCATCGTCACCGGCTATCGACAGGACGCCCTGCGCTGCGCCGCCCACCTGGCCGAACACGGCGCCTGCAAGGGGGCCGCGGTGGCGAAGGCCACCGGGGTCGCGGGGGCCACGACCCTGATGCGCGACAATCACTATGGCTGGTTCGATAAGGTGGAAAAGGGCGTCTATGCCCTGACCGAGGCCGGGAAAGTGGGGCTGAAACACTGGGCCTACAGCTGGGGCGAGGGCTGA
- a CDS encoding TraB family protein produces MRRLPLLIALMLLTAAQAQALCNGRDMRPRLTPEAEAQLQAEVAQTPYAYGNHWIATRNGQQIHVIGTIHSTDPRLRGVMRDLRPVILSADAVLFEVTTGETEAHMDKLWRDRSLFMLKSKPYLPDMLTPPVWNYLADRMADDGFDADEVARMQPWFVGLFLDQSGCGRGLGLGKDLGLDDRIEKLARRSRIPIGSLEPSGASIRALAEQPIRDQAKILEYDLTSDMNSDDQVVTMAEAYFGERLAEGMLIQDWTMYGDLPVSRTEVQRLLDGFQHRLIDDRNKSWVPVIERTRGDVLVVAVGGAHLPGKNGLLNLLAERGFKMERAKF; encoded by the coding sequence TTGCGCCGTCTCCCCCTGCTGATCGCCCTGATGCTGCTGACCGCCGCTCAGGCCCAGGCCCTGTGTAACGGTCGCGACATGCGCCCGCGCCTGACGCCCGAGGCCGAAGCGCAATTGCAGGCCGAGGTGGCGCAGACGCCCTATGCCTACGGCAACCACTGGATCGCCACCAGGAACGGACAGCAAATCCACGTGATCGGCACGATCCATTCCACCGATCCCCGGCTGCGCGGCGTGATGCGCGACCTGCGGCCGGTGATCCTGTCCGCCGACGCGGTGCTGTTCGAAGTCACCACCGGCGAAACCGAGGCGCACATGGACAAGCTCTGGCGCGACCGGTCGCTGTTCATGCTGAAATCAAAGCCCTACCTGCCCGACATGCTGACGCCGCCGGTCTGGAACTACCTGGCCGACCGGATGGCCGACGACGGGTTCGACGCCGACGAAGTGGCGCGGATGCAGCCCTGGTTCGTGGGGCTTTTCCTGGACCAGTCGGGCTGTGGCCGGGGCCTGGGTCTGGGCAAGGACCTGGGCCTTGACGACCGGATCGAAAAACTGGCCCGACGGTCGCGCATCCCGATCGGGTCGCTGGAACCCTCGGGCGCCAGCATCCGCGCGCTGGCCGAACAGCCGATCCGCGACCAGGCCAAGATCCTGGAATACGACCTGACCAGCGACATGAACTCCGACGACCAGGTCGTCACCATGGCCGAAGCCTATTTCGGCGAACGCCTGGCCGAAGGCATGCTGATCCAGGACTGGACCATGTACGGCGACCTGCCGGTGTCGCGCACCGAGGTGCAGCGCCTGCTGGACGGTTTCCAGCACCGGCTGATCGACGATCGCAACAAGTCCTGGGTGCCGGTGATCGAACGCACCAGGGGCGACGTGCTGGTGGTGGCGGTGGGCGGCGCACATCTGCCGGGCAAGAACGGATTGCTCAACCTCCTGGCGGAACGCGGTTTCAAGATGGAACGGGCCAAGTTCTGA
- the ppaC gene encoding putative manganese-dependent inorganic pyrophosphatase — translation MTTQVFGHKSPDTDSTGSPILWAWYLSDVKGTPAKPVLLGEPNTEAAFMLTRWGLDKPEIISDVAEGAPVVIVDTNNPAELPASINSADITAIIDHHKLVGGLETKGPIDITVRPLACTATIMLDLIGDDAAKMPDAIKGAALTCILSDTLEFRSPTTTDHDRAVAEKLAADLGIDIPSYAAEMFAAKSDVSSFSDAELLRMDSKEYTVGGKDFRVSVLETTSPQMILDRKDSLMASMIDVAKEDGADQVLLFVIDILNEEATLLVPNDLVKAVAEQSFDASVSGDTVVLPGIMSRKKQIIPNLKV, via the coding sequence ATGACCACCCAAGTTTTCGGCCACAAGTCCCCCGACACCGATTCCACCGGCTCTCCGATCCTGTGGGCCTGGTACCTTTCCGACGTGAAAGGCACCCCCGCCAAGCCCGTCCTGCTGGGCGAGCCCAACACCGAAGCCGCCTTCATGCTGACCCGCTGGGGTCTGGACAAACCCGAGATCATCTCGGACGTGGCCGAAGGCGCGCCGGTCGTCATCGTCGACACCAACAACCCCGCCGAACTGCCGGCCTCGATCAATTCGGCCGACATCACCGCGATCATCGACCACCACAAGCTGGTCGGCGGCCTGGAAACCAAGGGCCCGATCGACATCACCGTGCGCCCGCTGGCCTGCACCGCGACGATCATGCTGGACCTGATCGGTGACGACGCCGCCAAGATGCCCGACGCCATCAAGGGCGCGGCCCTGACCTGCATCCTGTCGGACACGCTGGAATTCCGCTCGCCCACCACCACGGACCACGACAGGGCCGTGGCCGAGAAACTGGCCGCCGACCTGGGCATCGACATCCCCTCCTACGCGGCTGAAATGTTCGCGGCCAAGTCGGACGTGTCGTCGTTCTCGGATGCCGAACTGCTGCGGATGGATTCCAAGGAATACACCGTCGGCGGCAAGGACTTCCGTGTCTCGGTGCTGGAAACCACCTCGCCCCAGATGATCCTGGACCGCAAGGACAGCCTGATGGCGTCGATGATCGACGTGGCCAAGGAAGACGGCGCCGACCAGGTGCTGCTGTTCGTCATCGACATCCTGAACGAGGAAGCCACCCTGCTGGTCCCCAACGACCTGGTGAAAGCCGTGGCCGAACAAAGCTTTGACGCCTCGGTCTCCGGCGACACCGTCGTCCTGCCCGGCATCATGAGCCGCAAGAAGCAGATCATCCCGAACCTGAAGGTCTGA
- a CDS encoding HAD hydrolase, with the protein MTRIIPALSEISATYDALFVDLWGCLHNGVHALPDAVAALQTYRKTGGAVILVTNSPKPRQGVEVQIRDQFGVPDDCWDAIATSGDSARVAMFTGVIGQKVWFMGEPERDADFFDPPHLLDDPLPIERVALEDAEGIACCGPFDPQADPSVNRPEFLYAKTKGLKLLCANPDIVVDRGHQREWCAGALAQLYTEMGGESLYFGKPHPPIYDLARRRLAALGRDVPASAILAIGDGIHTDIAGAMGEDIDSLFITGGLAAADTKTDGQPDPDALAAFLAREQRNPTFSMGNLR; encoded by the coding sequence ATGACCCGCATCATCCCCGCCCTTTCCGAGATCTCCGCCACCTACGACGCGCTCTTTGTCGATCTCTGGGGCTGCCTGCACAACGGCGTCCATGCCCTGCCCGATGCGGTCGCGGCGCTTCAGACCTATCGCAAGACCGGCGGCGCCGTGATCCTGGTGACCAATTCGCCCAAGCCCCGCCAGGGGGTCGAGGTTCAGATCCGCGACCAGTTCGGCGTGCCGGACGATTGCTGGGATGCCATCGCCACCAGCGGCGACAGCGCGCGGGTGGCGATGTTCACCGGCGTCATCGGCCAGAAGGTCTGGTTCATGGGCGAACCCGAACGCGACGCCGACTTCTTCGACCCGCCGCATCTGCTGGACGATCCGCTGCCCATCGAACGCGTGGCACTGGAAGACGCCGAAGGCATCGCCTGCTGCGGTCCGTTCGACCCGCAGGCCGACCCGTCGGTCAACCGGCCCGAATTCCTCTATGCCAAGACAAAGGGGCTCAAGCTGCTCTGCGCCAACCCCGACATCGTCGTCGACCGCGGCCACCAGCGGGAATGGTGCGCCGGCGCGCTGGCGCAACTCTACACGGAAATGGGCGGCGAAAGCCTCTACTTCGGCAAACCGCATCCGCCGATCTACGACCTGGCCCGCCGCCGCCTGGCCGCCCTGGGCCGCGACGTGCCGGCCAGCGCGATCCTGGCGATCGGCGACGGCATCCACACCGACATCGCCGGCGCCATGGGCGAGGACATCGATTCGCTCTTCATCACCGGCGGCCTCGCGGCCGCCGACACCAAGACCGATGGCCAGCCCGACCCCGACGCGCTCGCGGCGTTCCTGGCCCGCGAACAGCGCAACCCCACCTTCTCCATGGGCAACCTGCGCTAA
- the limB_1 gene encoding Limonene 1,2-monooxygenase gives MDVGLYTFGDVGTDPVTGQVVDAQARLGNLIEEIELADQVGLDVFGLGEHHRPDYAITSPATVLAAAARNTRHIRLSSAVSVLSSDDPIRVYQQFATLDNLSNGRAEVMVGRGSFIESFPLFGYELDDYNELFEEKLQMLLAIDAETRLRWAGSDHTPQVAGAGVYPRPVNGHLPIWVAAGGTPQSVVRAGAHGLPLALAIIGGEPRRFAPLADLYRRAAAQSGEADKARVSLNVHGFVHEDSRTAAELFFPAQKSVMDRIGRERGWPPQSRAQFDASITPEGANFVGSPAQLVDKILGLKEDLGFDRVLIQMAIGVIEHREMLKAIEVLGTQVAPELRKAG, from the coding sequence ATGGACGTTGGACTTTATACCTTTGGCGATGTGGGCACCGATCCCGTCACCGGGCAGGTGGTGGATGCGCAGGCGCGGCTGGGCAACCTGATCGAAGAGATCGAGCTGGCCGACCAGGTCGGGCTGGATGTCTTCGGGCTGGGCGAACATCACCGGCCGGATTACGCGATCACGTCGCCTGCGACCGTCCTGGCGGCGGCGGCCCGCAACACGCGCCATATCCGACTGAGTTCAGCCGTCAGCGTGCTGAGTTCCGACGACCCGATCCGCGTCTACCAGCAGTTCGCGACGCTGGACAACCTGTCGAACGGGCGGGCCGAGGTGATGGTGGGGCGCGGCAGCTTTATCGAGAGCTTTCCGTTGTTCGGCTACGAGCTGGACGATTACAACGAATTGTTCGAAGAGAAGCTGCAGATGCTGCTGGCCATCGACGCCGAGACGCGGCTGCGGTGGGCCGGGTCGGATCACACGCCCCAGGTCGCGGGCGCCGGGGTCTATCCGCGCCCGGTCAACGGGCATCTGCCGATCTGGGTGGCCGCGGGCGGCACGCCGCAAAGCGTGGTGCGGGCCGGCGCGCATGGCCTGCCGCTGGCGCTGGCGATCATCGGCGGCGAACCCCGCCGGTTCGCGCCGCTGGCCGATCTGTACCGACGGGCGGCCGCGCAATCGGGGGAGGCCGACAAGGCCCGCGTGTCGCTGAACGTGCACGGGTTCGTGCATGAAGACAGCCGCACCGCCGCCGAGCTGTTCTTTCCGGCACAGAAGTCGGTGATGGACCGCATCGGGCGCGAACGCGGCTGGCCGCCGCAGAGCCGCGCGCAGTTCGATGCCTCGATCACGCCGGAGGGCGCGAATTTCGTCGGAAGCCCGGCGCAGCTGGTCGACAAGATCCTGGGGCTGAAGGAGGACCTGGGGTTCGACCGCGTGCTGATCCAGATGGCGATCGGGGTGATCGAGCACCGGGAGATGCTGAAGGCGATCGAGGTCCTGGGGACCCAGGTGGCCCCGGAGCTGCGCAAGGCCGGCTGA
- the phaJ_1 gene encoding (R)-specific enoyl-CoA hydratase: MLDNLPRGTICIEDIEMGMTRHLQKVVTDADIEMFAQVSTDRNPVHLDEDYAQDTIFNGRIAHGMLTAGLISAVIGEQLPGHGTVYMGQTLKFLAPVRPGDMVRAEVTVIDIDPAKRRVKLDCACLVDGKKVLVGEATVLAPSRKFD; this comes from the coding sequence ATGCTGGACAACCTGCCCCGCGGCACGATCTGCATCGAAGACATCGAAATGGGCATGACGCGCCACCTGCAGAAGGTGGTAACCGACGCGGATATCGAGATGTTCGCCCAGGTCTCCACCGACCGGAACCCGGTGCACCTGGACGAGGACTACGCCCAGGATACGATTTTCAACGGTCGTATCGCCCATGGCATGCTGACCGCCGGCCTGATCTCGGCCGTGATCGGGGAACAACTGCCGGGGCACGGCACGGTCTACATGGGCCAGACGCTGAAATTCCTGGCCCCCGTGCGCCCCGGCGACATGGTCCGCGCCGAAGTGACGGTGATCGACATCGACCCCGCCAAGCGCCGGGTCAAGCTGGACTGCGCCTGCCTGGTGGACGGCAAGAAGGTGCTGGTCGGCGAAGCGACCGTGCTGGCCCCCTCGCGCAAGTTCGACTGA